DNA from Thermodesulfatator atlanticus DSM 21156:
AAGAGATTTTCTCCATACTTTTTAAGGGCCTTAGGGTCTTCGAACTTAACCACGTCAAGGCGGCCGATCTCGGTGCCGTCTATGGCGATGACTCCTGAGGCATCTACCTGAAAATAGACGTTATCAATGGTGGCAAGCCCACCTTTGGCAAGGCCGGGTTCGATCACGATGGGGGCACCGTCAGCAAGCACAGGATAACCCTCAGCAGTAACAAGACGGCGCTCGGCATCCAGGCGAAAGTTTCCGGCACGGGTGTAAGCCACGCCAAAAGGAGTTTCTACTTTGAAAAAGCCCTCGCCACCAATGGCGATATCAAAGGGGTTTCCGGTATGCTCAAGAGGCCCCTGTTGGAAATCTGTCGTTTGTGTCACTTCTTTGAACGTGCGCCAACCCTTTGGGAACTTACGCATCAAAACTTCGCGGAAGCTTAGAACGTCTTTTTTATAGCCAGGGGTGGAGACGTTGGCCAGGTTGTTGGCCGTAACATCCAGGCGCCTTTCAAGGAGCCTTCCGCCCTCTAGGGCCTCAAGTAATCCTAGTTGTGGGTTTACCTTTAGCGCTTTCATCGCTTTCTTAGGTATGCAAGCCCAATGCCAATGTGGTCGGTAATCAGTGATCAGTGATCTGTGACTAGTGATCAGTGATCAGTGATCTGTGAGCTGTGATTGTAAAGGTTGTTAAAGTGGATGATAGGCTAAGGGCTAAAGGCTAAAGGCTTCCGAAAAATGGGAAGGATCCCCTTTAAAGCACGTCGATTTAAAAATACTCCGGTTTCTGTAAAAATATCGGCCAAGCAACGTTTTCATTCCTTCCTTATGCCCCACCGGGGCATGTAAGGTAATATGTCGTTCTGAGATATTCTTCCTTTGACCTGAACTGCTCTTTCTTTTTCGTTCTGAGCCATTTTTTTCTACATCATTCTGATATTTTCTACGTCATTTTGAGCCTTTTTTGCGTCATTCTGAGCTTTTTTTTCTGTGTCATTCTGAGCCGTAGGCGAAGAATCCATTAACCACTTAATCGATTTGTGGATGCTTCGGGCCTCACGGTCCTCAGCATGACGTGGCAGGTGTGTGGATTCTTCGGTCGCTTTTGCTCAAGACTTTGGCCCAGGGCCGGGATTGTTTCACTTCGCCTGAGATTGCTTCGGTCGCTTGCGCTCCCTCGCAATGACGAATCAAAAAAGCGCTCGCAATACTCTCTGATCCAGAAGTCAGGCGCCTGACCTCTACAACCGCTTTACAGGTTACTGATCACAGCTCAATGCTCACAATCTCCTTTCGGCCTTCGCCCTTAGCCACCAGGAAAAATTTGCCCACTAGGAAAAATTTTCCTGGGGAAATTTTTGCCTGTCCCCGCAATTTTTTTTCGTTCTTGAAACTTTGTTTCAATTGCGTTACCTTCACAAGCAAACATTACAGGAGGAAAAAATGAAGATAGCCATAACAGCCCAGGGAAATGATCTTTCAGCACCTTTTGACCCTCGTTTTGGCCGTGCCCAGTATTTCATCATTTACGACACCGAAACAGATTCTTTTGAGGCCATTGCCAATGAGGCCGTTAATGCGCCTCAGGGGGCAGGTATTGCTGCTGCCAACTATCTGGCAGAAAAAGGTATTTCGCTCTTAATCACTGGAAATTGTGGCCCCAAGGCCTTTGCGGTGCTCTCTGCCGCAGGAATTAAAGTAGCCCAGGTTGACGTTGCCACGGTAGAAGATGCCCTAAAAGCCTTTAAAGCCGGAAGACTTGCCGAGATAGAAGCCCCTACTGTTGAAGCCCATTTTGGCGTGGGTGTCATGGAAGCGTCTGCCCCTGAAGACTTTCGAACCGGAAAGGGTCAGGGAGGCGGTCGTAGCATGGGAGTTGGCCGCGGACTTGGTGGAGGGAGAGGTTTTGGTGGCGGACGCGGCTGTGGTCAGGGCGGTGGACGCGGCCGTGGCTGTGGACGTGGCCAGGGTGGTGGTCGTGGCCGGGGACGGGGACGCGGTTGCCAGTAGGAGGGACAGGTGTTTATTGCCGTAGCAAGCGGAAAAGGCGGCACCGGGAAGACTATTGTCTCAGTGGCCTTGGCCCAGGCGCTTTCAGCAAGGCTCCTTGATGCCGACGTTGAGGAGCCCAACGCCCATCTTTTTTTGCGTCCTGAGCTTTTTTACGAAGAAACGGTCTTTCGTATGGTGCCAGAAGTTGACGAAGAAAAATGCTCTTTTTGCAAAAAATGCAAAGAAATATGCCGCTTTAATGCCATTACGGTGTTTCCGGGAACAGTGCTGGTTTTTCCAGAACTCTGCCATGCTTGCTACGGATGTCTGGAAGTTTGCCCTGAAGAATGTATCAAAGAAACCAAGCTTCCGCTTGGGAGGCTCTTGGCTGGCAAGTCAGGAGACATCGTGCTTGCTTACGGAGAATTAAAAGTAGGTGAGGCCATGGCCTCACCCCTGATTAAGGCGCTTAAAAAGCAATTTCTGGCGCATGATGAAATAAACATCATTGATTGCCCACCGGGGACCGCGTGTCCGGTGCTCACCGCGGTAAAAGATGCCCATTTTTGTATCCTTGTTGCCGAGCCGACACCTTTTGGTTTGCACGATTTAAAACAGGCCTATGGTGCTATAAAGACCATGAATATTTCTATGGGAGTGGTAATCAACCGCAGTCGCGGTGTGTATGAACCACTTATGGAATTTTTGCGAGAGAATAAACTTCCGCTTCTTCTTGAAATCCCTGATGACAAAGAAATTGCCAAGGCTTATTCCCGGGGGATTCCTCTTTTAGAGGCTAGGCCAGACTTAGCGCAAAGTTTCCGGGATCTTTATCAGCGAATCGAGGCGTGTCTATGAAAGAGCTTCTCATTTTGAGTGGAAAAGGAGGCACCGGAAAAACTACTATTGCTGCCTCTTTGGCAGTGCTTCTCTCCGGGGAAAAGGTCCTGGCTGATGCGGATGTGGATTCAGCCAATTTTGGTCTACTCCTCGATGGCACCTTAAAGGCCAAAGAAGCCTTTTTTTCAGGATGGGAACCGGTAAAAGACCAGGAAAAATGTACTAACTGCGGTATCTGCCTAGAAAAATGCCGTTTTGAGGCGGTGAGGGAAGATTTTTCCTTTGATCTCGTGGCTTGTGAGGGGTGCGGGGTTTGTGCCTGGTTTTGTCCTGAAGAGGCCATTTCCATGGAAGAAAAAGAAATAGGAAGTCTTTGTGTCTCTGACACCAAATACGGTCCCCTAGTTCATGCTGAGCTTTATCCTGGAGAGGAAAATTCCGGAAAGCTTGTGGCTGCGGTAAAAAGAAAGGCCCACGAAGTAGCAACAGAAAAAGGAGCTTCCTTGGTTTTGGTTGACGGGTCTCCTGGGGTAGGGTGTCCGGTTATTGCTTCGCTTTCAGGAGCCCAGGCAGTTTTAATTGTGGCCGAGCCTACTGTCTCAGGAGAACACGACCTTGAGCGCGTAGCAGCGCTCCTTAAACACTTTCGTATTCCTGGTTATTTGGTGGTTAATAAGGCCGATTTGAATCCTGAAATCGCTAAAAAACTCTTGGCTCGCAAAGACCTTTTTACTCCCCTTGGGGAGATTCCTTACGACGAAGCAGTGTTTGAGTCTTTACATGCGGCTAAGCCACTTCCAGAGTATGCTAACGGGCCAGCTACGAAGGCCCTTAAGGAAATTGCCCAAAAAATAGAAAAAATCCTGATGAAGGAGGGTTAATCATGAAGATAGCAGTACCTATCGAAGGCGAAATGGTTGCGGAACACTTTGGTCATGCTCCTCAGTTTGCCATTTACGAAGTAGATGGAGACGGAATTCGCAAGGAGATCCATGTTCCGCCACCACATGAGCCCGGTGTTATTCCCCAGTGGCTGGCAAGCCTTGGGGTAAATTGTATTCTCTGCGGCATGCTTGGCAGGCGTGCCATAGGTTATTTTGAAGAATACGGCATTAAAGTGGTCTCTGGTGTTCCAGCCATGCCCGCTGATGAGGCGGTAGCTGCCTTTGTGGCCGGAACTCTCAGGGTTTCTCCACGTCTTTGTGGCGGTGGTCATGGCCACGGGGGGTGTGGTCGTCACTAAATTTTGGCTGTTTCTTGGTTTTGAAAAAGAGCCAGTTTTTATCTTTTAAGCGAAGGAGGGCGTAACGCCCTCTTAGCTTTTCCCCATTGAAAACCACTACGATCTTATCATCTTCCCAGAATTCGATCTCGTAGGTGCCTCTGTCCCATAGTTTGACAATCCCTGCACCATAACACCCCGGCGGGATTATGCCTTCAAAATAGATGTAATCAAGAGGGTGGTCTTCGGTTTCAATGGCAAGGCGTCTTATGCCTATTTTAAGGGGAGGCCCCTTAGGAATGGCCCAGGACTTAAGCACGCCGTCTTTTTCCAGACGTAAGTCCCAATGAAGATGGCTCGCATGATGTTCCTGCACCGAAAAACGCGGCATATTACTTTCCAGGCGTCAAAATTCTGACGGGAAGTTTGAAAGTGCGTTGTATGATACCAAGAAAATGGGTTCCCAGGCTGGTGGGGTCAAGGGGGATGATAGTTGGGTCGTTAAGTTTTCCGGTAATTCTAAGGGGCACGCCTACGAACATTTTCGACTTACCTGTAAGCACCCAGCCAACCAAAGGGACATTGCTCACCACGGTATCAAAGGTTTTAAAGGGTGAGACCAAGGCGGTTAAGCTTAGTTTTTTGTCAAGGAAATATATTTTTCCGCTGGCAAAAAAGCGAAGCCCGGGAGCGTTAAGATTTAAGGCTTCAACTTTGAGGTAGTCTTTTTCGAACTTGCCCTTAAGGTTAAGAGAATTGTAAGTCATACCTTCTTTTTCAAAATCAGGAAGATTACCCTGGAAAATGTCAATAGGACTTAAGATGCCAAAAAGCTTGGCTAGCAGGCCGAATTTACGTATGCGGCCGTTTTTTGAGGAAAAACTCACCTCACCGCTTGTTTTTTCAAAAAGTTTACTCTTGCCAGAGGTAAGTAATTCGCCTTTTAAATTAAAAGGCCCTTCAAAGGTCTTTTGGTGAAAGAGACAAAAAAGGGTCTTTTCAAGGTGGCCTTCTTTTTTCCCAAAGTAAAGCCTGAGTTTTTGGGATGATTTTCTTTTTTCGTAATCACCGTAAAAAGAAATGCCACAAATGTGGCCTTCTTTTATGACGAGCTGAAATTTTTGGGGGTTAGTGAAAATAGTTCCTTCTATCGGTGAAAATTCAAAGTTTTTATACGTTACCGAGTCGCACGTAAAATCAAGCTGAGCTATTAAGGCGATGTCGCTTTTTTGGTGGTCTTTTTTCTTTTGTTTGTAGAACCTGAGAAGGTCTTCGATTTCTAATTCAGGAGAATAAAGACTTCCCTCAAGGTTTAGAAACTTCCTGGTAAAAAAGATTTTGCCCTGGCCCTCAAAAGAAGAACCGTTTAAATCAAACTCAAGATTTTCTACGTTTAGTTTATGCCCCTTGGCTTTTAATTTTAATTCTTCAATCCAGATATTTTGATTTGGCGGGGGAAAACGGAAGCGGCTTAGCACAAGGTTTCCGTAAAAAGAGCTTTCTGTTAGGTGCCTTTTATTGATATGGGCGGAAAAATCAGCCTTTAAATAGTGCAAAAGAAAGGGATTTTTTGCCAGGAACTTTTCAATCCCCTGGTGGTCGATACTGCCTTTTAGTACCAGGTCCCAATGGTTATTTTTGTTTATCTTTAGGTAAAAACCCTTGTCTTCATAGGGGTAAAACGAGGCTTCAAGGAGGAAACCGTCTTTGTGTTTCCAGAAGGAAAGCTTGGCATGGGCTTTTTCGTCTTGCTGCCAGCTCCCCGAAAAGGAAAGCTTTTTCGGTGAGAATGCAAATTCCAGGGAGTTGAATTTTAACGGAGTTTTTGGGAAAAACGTCATGGGGATCTTTCCGCGTTTGTAAATCCAGGAAACAAATTCTCTTTGAGAACTTCCCTCCCCCGACAGGAAGATCTTAAAGGGTTTTAAAGAGATTTCTCCTGTGCCAAGAAAATGTGCGTCAAGTATTTGGGCCTCGGTGGGTTCAAAGGAAAGCGTAAAATTTTTGTAAGTAAAGGTTGTTTTTTTGAGGATAAGGGGTGCCGGCAGCAAATCAATCACTATGCTGAAATTTTGGGTCTCAGCTTTCAAGGCAAGGTCTTTAAGTA
Protein-coding regions in this window:
- a CDS encoding NifB/NifX family molybdenum-iron cluster-binding protein; protein product: MKIAVPIEGEMVAEHFGHAPQFAIYEVDGDGIRKEIHVPPPHEPGVIPQWLASLGVNCILCGMLGRRAIGYFEEYGIKVVSGVPAMPADEAVAAFVAGTLRVSPRLCGGGHGHGGCGRH
- a CDS encoding DNA polymerase ligase N-terminal domain-containing protein, coding for MPRFSVQEHHASHLHWDLRLEKDGVLKSWAIPKGPPLKIGIRRLAIETEDHPLDYIYFEGIIPPGCYGAGIVKLWDRGTYEIEFWEDDKIVVVFNGEKLRGRYALLRLKDKNWLFFKTKKQPKFSDDHTPRGHDHRHKDVEKP
- the flgF gene encoding flagellar basal-body rod protein FlgF — its product is MKALKVNPQLGLLEALEGGRLLERRLDVTANNLANVSTPGYKKDVLSFREVLMRKFPKGWRTFKEVTQTTDFQQGPLEHTGNPFDIAIGGEGFFKVETPFGVAYTRAGNFRLDAERRLVTAEGYPVLADGAPIVIEPGLAKGGLATIDNVYFQVDASGVIAIDGTEIGRLDVVKFEDPKALKKYGENLFVAKEGAQEIPVDNPNLRQGYLEGSNVEALKEMVNLIEIQREFEAIQKSIQGIGEHTSRMIETYGRT
- a CDS encoding NifB/NifX family molybdenum-iron cluster-binding protein, with protein sequence MKIAITAQGNDLSAPFDPRFGRAQYFIIYDTETDSFEAIANEAVNAPQGAGIAAANYLAEKGISLLITGNCGPKAFAVLSAAGIKVAQVDVATVEDALKAFKAGRLAEIEAPTVEAHFGVGVMEASAPEDFRTGKGQGGGRSMGVGRGLGGGRGFGGGRGCGQGGGRGRGCGRGQGGGRGRGRGRGCQ
- a CDS encoding nucleotide-binding protein, whose protein sequence is MFIAVASGKGGTGKTIVSVALAQALSARLLDADVEEPNAHLFLRPELFYEETVFRMVPEVDEEKCSFCKKCKEICRFNAITVFPGTVLVFPELCHACYGCLEVCPEECIKETKLPLGRLLAGKSGDIVLAYGELKVGEAMASPLIKALKKQFLAHDEINIIDCPPGTACPVLTAVKDAHFCILVAEPTPFGLHDLKQAYGAIKTMNISMGVVINRSRGVYEPLMEFLRENKLPLLLEIPDDKEIAKAYSRGIPLLEARPDLAQSFRDLYQRIEACL
- a CDS encoding ATP-binding protein translates to MKELLILSGKGGTGKTTIAASLAVLLSGEKVLADADVDSANFGLLLDGTLKAKEAFFSGWEPVKDQEKCTNCGICLEKCRFEAVREDFSFDLVACEGCGVCAWFCPEEAISMEEKEIGSLCVSDTKYGPLVHAELYPGEENSGKLVAAVKRKAHEVATEKGASLVLVDGSPGVGCPVIASLSGAQAVLIVAEPTVSGEHDLERVAALLKHFRIPGYLVVNKADLNPEIAKKLLARKDLFTPLGEIPYDEAVFESLHAAKPLPEYANGPATKALKEIAQKIEKILMKEG